One part of the Magnetovibrio sp. PR-2 genome encodes these proteins:
- a CDS encoding PAS domain-containing protein, translating to MAADKPSTDEATVKAGGLDDLPTMEDLRAHMAANSELPQPEHKTSPEPEPKPALVPDVGLGEREPELDLPPPPTAADKGQKPPPYLTRGGPLKEELGPSDGAKIKSDSFRPSRGPNPAWFAVPAALAGAATWALGAGVLPGGSGLLSTTALTLSGALAVLTAWSIGRRTRTDEEERLVYMAAGETGDPLMLSDDKGRVLYANEAMRALFHPSAIAEVPNAIRFSEQDSESPTVIRRMLSAASGGAKDRAELPLMQGGGIIWLSFSAKPTGKPGSGIVAWSARDVTARRELDQVRSTEEALLADLLDNLPVGFFSVDGTGRMVYANDTLCSWLGVSLSQIRDKNLGFAEFVTELVPNDSEDDDGDNGQVTLKPLHRGETFKAFLLQSGRINDDGDLLYTRSIVVRDLVRKQPPPETAVVAHPGADEDISDIARRLYWLFDEAPVAIAMLDMKANITDCNGAFLKMLGLHKDDVQGRPLTDRLTREDRGDVGGQLSKVVMGILRAAHIEVRMPAPGGREVTASLFASRMEDAFGEVTGLLLHFIDTTEQKHLEVQFAQSQKMQSIGQLAGGIAHDFNNLLTAMIGFSDLLLTRHGPEDPSFNDINQIRQNAVRATSLVRQLLAFSRKQTLEPQVIEAKEKLSDLSEVMSRLIGPTIELNIEHSRDLWPIRVDPTQFDQVILNLAVNARDAMPGGGTLTIRTSNLVFEEPTQRGLEHVPAGEYVTIDVIDTGEGIRKEDLGRIFEPFFSTKEVGEGTGLGLSTVYGIVHQTGGHIFVDSAPGEGAAFTVCLPRFDESRGTPQVVDADPQTPDPQTQDPEPQTPEPAEQPGLMSERDSGDEADLTGDGTILLVEDEDAVRMFGARALRNKGYTVLEAENGEEALEVINGTEEEIDLIVTDVVMPGMDGHTLVQFVRQEIPDMKVILISGFAENVIPGGIDENAGFAFLPKPFSLKDLAAKVKSVLAE from the coding sequence GTGGCGGCGGACAAACCATCAACTGACGAGGCAACCGTGAAAGCGGGTGGATTGGATGATCTGCCCACCATGGAAGACTTGCGCGCGCACATGGCCGCCAATTCTGAGCTGCCCCAGCCAGAGCACAAGACATCGCCCGAACCTGAACCAAAGCCTGCTTTAGTACCGGACGTGGGGCTTGGCGAACGCGAGCCAGAGTTAGATTTACCTCCACCGCCGACGGCTGCAGACAAGGGGCAAAAACCGCCACCGTACCTGACGCGCGGCGGGCCATTGAAGGAAGAGTTAGGCCCCAGCGACGGCGCAAAAATCAAATCGGATAGTTTCCGTCCGTCACGCGGCCCGAACCCGGCGTGGTTCGCCGTGCCTGCCGCGTTGGCAGGGGCTGCGACTTGGGCTTTGGGGGCAGGGGTTTTGCCGGGTGGTTCTGGGCTGCTGAGCACGACGGCATTGACGCTCAGCGGGGCGCTGGCCGTGTTGACGGCGTGGTCCATTGGGCGTCGTACCCGCACGGATGAAGAAGAACGCTTGGTCTATATGGCCGCAGGCGAAACCGGTGATCCGTTGATGTTGAGCGATGACAAAGGGCGGGTTCTGTACGCCAATGAAGCCATGCGCGCCCTGTTTCATCCCAGTGCCATCGCAGAGGTTCCCAACGCCATTCGCTTTTCCGAACAAGACAGTGAAAGCCCAACTGTGATCCGGCGCATGTTGAGCGCGGCGAGCGGCGGCGCCAAGGACCGCGCAGAGCTGCCCTTGATGCAAGGCGGCGGGATCATCTGGCTGAGTTTCAGCGCCAAGCCCACCGGTAAGCCTGGCAGCGGCATTGTGGCGTGGTCGGCGCGCGATGTCACGGCGCGCCGGGAATTGGACCAGGTGCGTTCGACCGAGGAAGCCTTGCTGGCGGACTTGCTGGACAATTTGCCCGTAGGCTTTTTCTCGGTCGATGGTACGGGGCGGATGGTCTACGCCAACGACACACTGTGTTCGTGGCTGGGTGTGAGCTTAAGCCAAATTCGCGACAAAAATTTGGGCTTTGCTGAATTCGTCACGGAATTGGTCCCCAACGACAGTGAAGATGACGACGGCGACAATGGCCAAGTCACGTTGAAGCCGCTGCACCGTGGGGAAACGTTCAAAGCGTTCTTGCTGCAATCGGGGCGCATTAATGATGACGGCGATCTGCTCTATACGCGCTCCATTGTGGTGCGTGATTTGGTGCGCAAGCAACCGCCGCCGGAAACGGCTGTGGTCGCGCATCCGGGTGCAGACGAAGACATTTCCGATATTGCCCGACGTCTCTACTGGCTGTTCGACGAAGCCCCCGTCGCCATCGCCATGTTGGACATGAAGGCCAACATCACCGACTGCAACGGGGCGTTCTTAAAAATGTTGGGCTTGCACAAAGACGACGTGCAGGGCAGACCGCTGACCGACCGCTTGACCCGCGAAGACCGGGGCGACGTGGGGGGGCAGCTGTCCAAAGTCGTGATGGGCATCTTGCGCGCCGCACATATCGAAGTCCGGATGCCGGCCCCCGGTGGACGCGAAGTGACGGCGTCCTTGTTTGCTTCGCGCATGGAAGACGCCTTTGGCGAGGTCACAGGACTGCTTTTGCACTTCATCGACACCACCGAACAAAAGCATTTGGAAGTCCAGTTCGCGCAATCGCAAAAAATGCAGTCCATCGGCCAGTTGGCAGGGGGCATCGCGCATGACTTCAACAACTTGCTCACCGCGATGATTGGGTTCTCGGATTTACTGCTGACCCGCCATGGTCCGGAAGATCCGTCGTTTAACGACATCAACCAAATCCGCCAAAACGCGGTGCGTGCAACATCGTTGGTGCGCCAATTGTTGGCGTTTTCGCGCAAGCAAACCTTGGAACCCCAGGTGATCGAGGCGAAAGAGAAGTTGTCCGACCTCTCCGAAGTCATGAGCCGTTTGATCGGGCCGACCATTGAGCTCAACATCGAACATTCGCGCGATCTGTGGCCCATTCGTGTGGACCCAACCCAGTTTGATCAGGTCATTTTGAACTTAGCCGTGAACGCGCGCGACGCCATGCCGGGCGGTGGGACGCTGACCATCCGCACGTCGAACCTTGTGTTTGAGGAACCGACCCAGCGCGGTCTTGAGCACGTTCCGGCAGGCGAATATGTGACCATTGACGTGATCGATACGGGCGAAGGCATCCGTAAAGAAGACCTTGGGCGCATTTTTGAGCCGTTCTTTTCCACCAAAGAGGTGGGCGAGGGCACAGGCCTGGGCCTGTCCACGGTTTATGGCATCGTGCACCAGACGGGCGGGCATATTTTTGTCGACAGTGCGCCGGGTGAGGGGGCTGCGTTTACCGTGTGTCTGCCCCGTTTTGACGAAAGCCGCGGCACACCGCAGGTGGTTGACGCCGATCCCCAGACCCCAGATCCCCAGACCCAAGACCCTGAGCCCCAAACGCCGGAGCCTGCTGAACAACCGGGCCTTATGTCCGAGCGCGACAGCGGCGACGAAGCGGATTTGACCGGCGACGGCACCATTTTGCTGGTCGAAGACGAAGACGCTGTGCGCATGTTTGGTGCCCGCGCCCTGCGCAACAAGGGCTACACCGTGCTGGAAGCCGAAAACGGCGAAGAAGCCTTGGAAGTCATCAACGGAACCGAAGAAGAGATCGATCTGATCGTCACCGACGTGGTCATGCCCGGTATGGACGGCCACACCTTGGTGCAGTTCGTGCGCCAAGAAATTCCGGATATGAAGGTGATCTTGATCTCCGGCTTTGCCGAAAACGTGATCCCCGGTGGGATTGATGAAAACGCAGGCTTCGCGTTTCTGCCCAAACCCTTCTCGCTCAAAGACTTAGCAGCAAAGGTCAAATCCGTGTTGGCCGAATAA
- a CDS encoding YybH family protein, with amino-acid sequence MSKQDIKAVLDTAGAALNRGDIDGVIACFTDDAVLMVHEGQPVKGKADIRTTLELIAAYFNHTLQVSQTDLKVLVESNMALATTLTTVNATMADGSPHSEQRLSTYIFKLQKEGPNTGKWLCSIDNSYGTPLPCQPELPW; translated from the coding sequence GTGAGCAAGCAAGATATCAAAGCCGTGCTGGACACAGCCGGGGCCGCGTTGAACCGGGGCGATATTGACGGGGTGATTGCGTGCTTCACCGACGATGCGGTGCTGATGGTCCATGAGGGCCAACCCGTAAAGGGCAAGGCCGACATTCGCACGACGCTGGAGCTCATCGCCGCGTACTTCAATCACACCCTACAGGTCAGCCAAACCGACCTGAAGGTCTTGGTGGAAAGCAACATGGCCTTGGCCACCACACTCACCACCGTCAACGCCACCATGGCCGACGGCAGCCCCCATAGCGAACAGCGGCTATCGACCTACATTTTTAAGCTGCAAAAAGAGGGGCCAAATACAGGAAAGTGGCTCTGTTCCATCGACAATTCCTACGGCACCCCCCTGCCGTGCCAACCTGAATTACCGTGGTAA
- a CDS encoding transposase, with protein sequence MARLARVVVPGAPHHIIQRGVNDEQVFMSDDDYKLYIELMSEWCAKHKVKVLAYALMPNQVQLVVVPKTANGLARAIGEAHRRYARTVNTRENWAGYLWHGRFQSYPLDTAHTLPACAYVERRPQATGAAKTARTYKWSSAKAHLNGKDDALVTVAPMLKKAKGGWGDVIKGKDDADMAKALESHLSTGRPLGSDKFLDKVEAQLGRTLRPQKRGRKPKKG encoded by the coding sequence ATGGCTCGATTGGCACGCGTGGTGGTCCCCGGGGCACCACACCACATCATTCAACGCGGCGTAAACGACGAACAGGTCTTTATGAGTGATGACGACTACAAGCTCTATATCGAACTGATGAGCGAATGGTGCGCAAAGCACAAGGTCAAGGTCTTGGCCTATGCCTTGATGCCCAACCAAGTGCAATTGGTTGTGGTCCCCAAAACCGCGAACGGCTTGGCGCGCGCCATCGGCGAAGCGCACCGGCGCTATGCCCGCACCGTCAACACCCGCGAAAATTGGGCCGGGTATCTGTGGCATGGACGCTTTCAGTCTTATCCGCTGGACACTGCCCACACGCTGCCCGCCTGCGCCTACGTGGAACGCCGCCCGCAGGCCACAGGTGCCGCCAAAACCGCGCGCACCTACAAATGGTCCAGCGCCAAGGCACACTTGAACGGCAAAGACGACGCCCTGGTCACCGTGGCACCCATGCTCAAAAAAGCCAAAGGCGGCTGGGGTGACGTGATCAAAGGCAAGGATGATGCGGACATGGCGAAAGCCCTGGAAAGCCACCTTTCTACCGGGCGCCCGCTCGGCAGCGACAAGTTCTTGGACAAAGTCGAAGCCCAGCTCGGCCGTACCCTGCGCCCGCAAAAGCGGGGGAGGAAGCCGAAGAAGGGGTGA
- a CDS encoding abortive infection family protein, producing MKIPPSLIGTVARIVSSEYTHDQIDMLFLSAGFPEDVPTGSKPTKVMQWLRDANSLNTKPIDNLGQAIAEFMDQPIPSDDSLNSTSWGYQVNNERWDEVKSHQNDLIKAFSQEGLQYRRGGLIIRGGVTGASLSLEERLQERPIETVKEEYDRAVASIELQPRQAVDAACAILESICKFYLTRTGDDLPKEQSIMPLWNATAKSLGLDPSQMEDNDLKKILSGLYNIAGGIGAFRTHAGGAHGRTEPQEGQKRYKVTPRHARLAVHAAHTLSLFVLETWEEREASTLG from the coding sequence ATGAAGATTCCCCCCTCTCTTATTGGTACCGTAGCTCGTATTGTGTCATCTGAATACACACATGACCAAATAGACATGTTGTTTTTATCGGCTGGTTTTCCAGAAGATGTTCCTACTGGAAGTAAGCCCACTAAAGTTATGCAGTGGTTAAGGGACGCTAATTCATTAAACACCAAACCAATTGATAACTTAGGTCAAGCAATTGCAGAGTTTATGGATCAACCTATTCCATCAGACGACTCCCTAAACAGCACCTCTTGGGGTTACCAGGTCAACAATGAGCGATGGGATGAAGTTAAATCCCACCAGAACGATTTGATCAAAGCCTTCTCGCAAGAAGGCCTGCAATACCGTCGCGGTGGGTTAATTATTCGTGGCGGTGTCACTGGTGCCAGCCTGTCTCTTGAAGAACGCCTTCAAGAAAGACCCATTGAGACCGTCAAAGAAGAATATGATCGTGCGGTTGCAAGCATTGAGCTACAACCGAGACAAGCTGTAGATGCCGCATGTGCAATTTTGGAAAGCATATGCAAATTCTATCTAACTAGAACTGGCGATGACCTGCCGAAAGAGCAAAGCATTATGCCCTTATGGAATGCGACTGCAAAATCGCTAGGGCTTGACCCATCTCAAATGGAAGATAATGATCTCAAAAAAATTCTATCGGGTCTCTACAACATTGCTGGTGGTATAGGAGCATTTAGGACCCACGCAGGCGGCGCGCATGGTCGCACAGAACCTCAAGAAGGTCAGAAGAGGTATAAAGTTACACCAAGGCACGCACGCTTAGCTGTCCACGCAGCGCACACTTTGTCGCTGTTTGTCCTTGAAACGTGGGAAGAAAGAGAAGCCTCCACCCTGGGCTAA
- the recA gene encoding recombinase RecA — translation MSQSALRLVEKDSVDKNKALEAAVSQIERAFGKGSVMKLGQRETVEAEAISTGSIGVDIGLGIGGLPKGRIVEIYGPESSGKTTLALHVVAEAQKTGGTCAFVDAEHALDPAYAKKLGVNIDELLISQPDGGEQALEITDTLVRSGAVDVLVVDSVAALVPRAELEGEMGDHHVGLQARLMSQALRKLTASVARSNTLVIFINQIRMKIGVMFGNPETTTGGNALKFYSSVRMEIRRIGAIKDRDEVVGNQTRVKVVKNKMAPPFKMIEFDIMYGEGISKMGELLDLGLKAELVEKSGSWFSCNSVRIGQGRENAKNYLRENPEMAEELERQIRANAGLIAEEMLVGGPDSDAKDDAEE, via the coding sequence ATGTCGCAATCAGCTTTACGCTTAGTGGAGAAAGACTCCGTGGATAAAAACAAAGCGCTGGAAGCCGCCGTCTCACAGATTGAGCGCGCTTTTGGCAAGGGCTCGGTGATGAAACTGGGCCAACGCGAAACCGTCGAGGCCGAGGCCATTTCCACCGGATCGATTGGTGTGGACATCGGGCTCGGCATCGGTGGCCTGCCCAAGGGCCGCATCGTTGAAATTTATGGACCGGAAAGCTCGGGCAAAACCACGCTGGCGCTGCACGTCGTCGCCGAAGCCCAGAAGACGGGTGGAACCTGCGCCTTTGTGGACGCGGAACACGCGCTTGACCCGGCCTACGCCAAAAAATTGGGTGTGAACATTGACGAGCTGCTGATTTCACAGCCGGACGGTGGTGAGCAAGCGCTGGAAATCACCGACACGCTGGTGCGCTCCGGTGCCGTGGACGTTTTGGTGGTGGACTCGGTTGCTGCTCTGGTGCCACGTGCAGAACTCGAAGGTGAAATGGGCGACCATCACGTCGGCCTGCAAGCCCGCTTGATGAGCCAAGCTTTGCGCAAACTCACAGCATCGGTGGCGCGCTCCAACACGCTCGTGATCTTCATCAACCAAATCCGCATGAAAATCGGTGTGATGTTCGGCAACCCCGAAACCACCACCGGCGGCAACGCGCTGAAGTTCTATAGCTCCGTGCGCATGGAAATCCGCCGCATCGGTGCCATCAAGGACCGCGACGAAGTGGTCGGCAACCAGACCCGTGTCAAAGTCGTGAAAAACAAAATGGCGCCGCCGTTCAAAATGATCGAATTCGACATCATGTACGGCGAAGGCATCTCCAAAATGGGCGAGCTGCTGGATCTGGGCCTGAAGGCCGAATTGGTTGAAAAATCGGGTTCTTGGTTCTCATGCAACTCGGTGCGCATCGGCCAGGGGCGGGAAAACGCCAAGAACTACCTGCGCGAAAACCCCGAAATGGCCGAAGAGCTGGAGCGTCAAATCCGCGCCAACGCAGGCCTGATCGCCGAAGAAATGCTGGTCGGTGGCCCCGACAGCGACGCGAAGGACGACGCTGAAGAGTAA